In the genome of Treponema pedis, one region contains:
- a CDS encoding metal-dependent transcriptional regulator, with amino-acid sequence MSLISEITAENYLKAIVKYLSDNNGTVITNGEIAKLLNVTPGTATSMVKKLEKDGYIMHKSRAGCSLTERGKMYGLNILRRHRLIETFLYKTLNMNWEDIHNEAENIEHAASDKLIDIIDLYLGNPERDPHGAVIPKKNQSEYIKSDFSLKDSEYGIKLNVVKLTGSKERFEYYKKINLKLGSEAVLINKNEASGLAEILLDGKNLSCSVLLLENIFVEKK; translated from the coding sequence ATGTCGCTTATTTCCGAAATAACTGCTGAAAATTATTTAAAAGCCATTGTAAAATATTTATCGGATAATAACGGTACGGTAATTACAAACGGAGAAATTGCAAAACTTTTAAATGTAACCCCGGGCACCGCAACTTCTATGGTAAAAAAATTGGAAAAGGACGGTTACATAATGCACAAAAGCCGTGCCGGCTGTTCTTTAACGGAAAGAGGAAAAATGTACGGTCTTAATATTTTAAGGCGGCATAGATTGATAGAAACTTTTTTATATAAAACGCTTAATATGAATTGGGAAGATATTCATAACGAAGCGGAAAATATTGAACATGCCGCTTCCGATAAGCTGATAGATATAATAGATTTATACTTGGGAAATCCCGAACGGGACCCTCACGGTGCGGTTATTCCTAAAAAAAACCAAAGCGAATATATAAAATCGGATTTTTCATTAAAAGATTCGGAGTACGGAATTAAATTAAATGTAGTAAAACTTACCGGTTCAAAAGAGCGGTTTGAATATTACAAAAAAATAAATTTAAAATTAGGCTCCGAAGCGGTTTTAATAAACAAAAATGAAGCTTCGGGTTTAGCCGAAATATTATTGGACGGAAAAAACTTATCCTGTTCCGTCTTGCTTTTAGAAAATATTTTTGTAGAAAAAAAATAA
- the troC gene encoding metal ABC transporter permease → MCGITAFFSDYTLRNVFLGTMFLGMGSGFVGTFAVLRKQSLLGDAVSHAALPGIVIAFIVTGSKITLPLLIGAGISGLLGALFINLIVNTSKLDTDAAQAIVLGVFLGLGILLLTYVQKFPGAAKAGLDKFIFGQAATIIHSDVTIIFYTELILFAVILLFWKELKVSTFDNDFTHSIGFPPKIIEAVLTVLIVITIVIGIQAVGVILMSALLMAPAAAARQWTNKLGIMCTLSSVFGAVSGIVGSVISSRVVKLSTGPVIVCCLTAIAVLSVFLSPTRGILHKYLKRFKA, encoded by the coding sequence ATGTGCGGTATAACGGCTTTTTTTTCGGATTATACCTTACGGAATGTTTTTTTAGGTACAATGTTTTTAGGAATGGGCTCGGGCTTTGTCGGAACTTTTGCAGTTTTACGTAAGCAAAGTTTACTGGGCGATGCCGTCTCTCATGCGGCTCTTCCGGGGATTGTAATTGCTTTTATAGTTACGGGTTCAAAAATTACCCTTCCGCTTTTAATAGGTGCCGGTATTTCAGGATTGCTGGGAGCTCTTTTTATAAACCTAATTGTAAACACTTCAAAATTGGATACCGATGCCGCTCAGGCGATTGTTTTGGGTGTTTTTTTAGGTCTGGGTATTTTACTTTTAACCTATGTGCAAAAATTTCCGGGTGCCGCAAAGGCGGGGTTGGATAAATTTATTTTCGGACAGGCGGCGACAATTATACACAGCGATGTTACAATCATTTTTTATACCGAATTGATTTTATTTGCAGTTATTTTATTGTTTTGGAAAGAGTTAAAAGTTTCCACCTTCGACAACGATTTTACTCATTCCATCGGATTCCCTCCGAAAATTATAGAAGCCGTTTTAACGGTTTTAATTGTTATTACTATAGTAATAGGGATACAGGCTGTAGGAGTAATTTTGATGAGCGCCTTGCTTATGGCCCCTGCCGCCGCCGCAAGACAGTGGACAAACAAGCTGGGTATTATGTGTACCCTTTCATCGGTTTTCGGTGCCGTTTCAGGAATAGTAGGTTCGGTTATCTCTTCAAGGGTAGTAAAACTTTCTACAGGGCCCGTTATTGTTTGTTGTTTAACCGCTATAGCGGTGCTTTCCGTTTTTTTAAGTCCTACACGCGGTATATTACATAAATATTTAAAAAGATTTAAGGCGTAA
- a CDS encoding metal ABC transporter permease encodes MSGFSPAKLHYGLMFAVTLTCVGAFDSAGAVLVTALMIAPAGASLLLTDNLLYTLIVSVIIACIASISGFYLAIKIDGSIAGAISLMTGIIFAAVYLFSPGHGLIFKQIKKEN; translated from the coding sequence TTGTCCGGTTTTAGTCCCGCTAAATTACATTACGGGCTAATGTTTGCGGTAACGCTAACCTGCGTAGGAGCCTTTGATTCCGCAGGAGCGGTTTTGGTAACGGCCTTAATGATTGCTCCTGCCGGAGCGTCTTTATTGCTTACCGATAACTTGCTTTACACACTGATTGTTTCCGTAATTATCGCATGTATTGCATCAATAAGCGGATTTTACCTTGCAATTAAAATAGACGGCAGTATCGCCGGGGCAATATCCTTAATGACGGGAATTATATTTGCGGCTGTCTATTTATTTTCACCCGGGCACGGACTTATTTTTAAACAAATAAAAAAAGAAAATTAA
- a CDS encoding metal ABC transporter solute-binding protein, Zn/Mn family: MLAFSAALFTLSCTKKDEAASMGRESKKIRVTVTVGMIADTVKEIGGQEVEVTALMGAGVDPHLYRASAGDITKLEKADLIFYNGLHLEAKMSDVLKKLSETRNTVAVSESIPSENLLPFEESEFDPHVWFDVSLWKYAVTSVYEGLCKTAPEKKDIFTENYNAYLKKLEELDSYIKKKAAEIPEEKRVLVTAHDAFNYFSKAYGFEVRGLQGISTVTEAGTKDVQDLADFIAERKLPAIFVESSVPEKNIKALQSAVSSRGYEVQIGGELFSDAMGDEGTFEGTYIGMLTHNIDTIAEAMKK; this comes from the coding sequence ATGCTTGCCTTTTCTGCCGCTTTATTTACTTTAAGCTGCACAAAAAAAGACGAAGCGGCAAGTATGGGGCGGGAAAGTAAAAAAATACGGGTTACCGTAACCGTCGGTATGATTGCGGATACGGTAAAGGAAATCGGCGGGCAAGAAGTTGAGGTTACGGCTCTTATGGGAGCGGGTGTTGACCCTCACCTTTATAGGGCAAGCGCGGGTGATATTACGAAGCTCGAAAAAGCCGATTTAATTTTTTACAACGGGCTTCATCTCGAAGCGAAAATGAGCGATGTTTTAAAAAAACTTTCCGAAACCCGTAATACCGTTGCCGTCTCCGAAAGTATACCTTCGGAAAATCTTCTTCCGTTTGAAGAATCCGAATTCGACCCCCACGTATGGTTTGACGTTTCTTTATGGAAGTATGCGGTAACTTCGGTTTATGAAGGTTTGTGTAAAACCGCCCCCGAAAAAAAGGATATATTTACCGAAAATTATAACGCTTATTTAAAAAAACTTGAAGAGCTTGATTCTTATATAAAAAAGAAGGCGGCTGAAATCCCTGAAGAAAAACGGGTTTTAGTTACCGCTCACGATGCTTTTAACTATTTCAGTAAGGCTTACGGTTTTGAAGTAAGGGGCTTACAGGGTATAAGTACGGTAACCGAAGCCGGTACGAAAGATGTTCAGGATTTGGCGGATTTTATTGCAGAAAGAAAACTGCCTGCAATTTTTGTTGAAAGCTCCGTCCCGGAAAAAAATATAAAAGCCCTTCAATCCGCAGTAAGCTCCCGCGGGTATGAGGTTCAAATAGGCGGAGAGCTGTTTTCCGATGCTATGGGAGATGAGGGAACCTTTGAAGGAACATATATCGGTATGCTTACGCACAATATAGATACTATTGCGGAAGCAATGAAAAAATAA
- a CDS encoding metal ABC transporter ATP-binding protein, with amino-acid sequence MIKNNKNSQSAADKDCPAVSVSDLTMAYREKPVLWDIDIRVPQGSMEAVIGPNGAGKSTLLKAIMGILPVASGEIRVFGKSFKSQRKRVAYIPQRSSVDWDFPTTVFDVVLMGSYGKLGWIKRPGKLEKEQTYSALEKVGMAEFASRQISELSGGQQQRIFLARALVQNAELYFMDEPFQGVDAATEQAIVRLLKELKQSGKTLLVVHHDLQTVKDYFDRVLLLNVHLIKEGAVEEVFTQDNLRITYGGRAAYSSEQICAV; translated from the coding sequence ATGATAAAAAACAATAAGAATAGTCAATCGGCTGCCGATAAGGATTGCCCTGCGGTTTCCGTTTCCGATTTAACAATGGCTTATCGCGAAAAGCCGGTACTTTGGGATATCGATATCCGAGTTCCTCAAGGCTCGATGGAAGCCGTCATAGGGCCTAACGGAGCGGGAAAATCCACTCTGTTAAAAGCTATAATGGGAATTCTTCCCGTCGCTTCGGGTGAGATAAGGGTATTCGGAAAAAGCTTTAAAAGCCAACGGAAGCGTGTAGCTTATATTCCTCAGAGAAGCTCGGTAGATTGGGATTTTCCCACTACGGTTTTCGATGTTGTGCTTATGGGTTCTTACGGAAAACTCGGTTGGATTAAACGTCCCGGTAAACTTGAAAAAGAACAAACTTATTCGGCTCTTGAAAAAGTCGGTATGGCAGAATTTGCTTCAAGGCAAATAAGCGAGCTTTCAGGCGGACAGCAGCAGCGCATTTTTCTTGCAAGGGCACTTGTTCAAAATGCGGAGCTTTACTTTATGGACGAGCCTTTTCAAGGTGTAGATGCCGCAACGGAACAGGCAATAGTAAGATTGTTAAAAGAATTAAAGCAATCGGGCAAAACTCTTTTGGTAGTTCATCACGATTTACAAACCGTAAAAGATTATTTTGACAGGGTTCTTTTGTTAAATGTTCATTTAATAAAAGAAGGGGCGGTAGAAGAGGTTTTTACACAGGATAATTTACGTATAACTTATGGCGGGCGGGCTGCGTATTCTTCGGAGCAGATATGTGCGGTATAA
- a CDS encoding efflux RND transporter permease subunit, with translation MDKKDDTIKKNTVFKRVFSTKRFYEHTKTMLITILAITLFFALQLIRLRFDNNNFRFIPKNDVSRVNTQKITDIFGDEVPILIGLERQFSSILEKPFLDEIKKLEENLKKLELVKNIVLLTNTKHIEAGNGEIITEPLIPENFSGTEEEVKIVKRKLRSWPLYTRSLVSEDVKATQILIFLNVTNEESGSPEAVEACRKIIALTDAWSFPDSKIYLTGTPVFNEIVNQATAHDLTVLVPLVIAIVVAVLFLSFGRFSGVFLPLLTVIVSVIWALGAMALFQVPLSILSTILPIILIAVGSAYGIHVINNYYDEVVQDDVISKEEHKTQVIRALREVIRPVFLAALTTFAGFVSFCFTSVVPIFEFGIFASFGVMSAFLISITLIPSILIIRGPKKASMKWARKHNEEKSSKFDRGISNTFVIIAQHSRSVVVFAAVIVVISVFGLKKLVIDNVLMEYFDKETSVVQSDLFMREKFGGSKLLNLLITVNDGSTVIRPDILKALDDMAVFLEEEVSEVGKVTSITELLKRINQVYNADELPEGLSVKSAEEIIDAEKNKSSDTDSKNAEDEDFWGFGEAENDTVSFEEETSLEVRDKKSERFYSQREIMNFLTDIIGERNTAHISAEKLLQGFGKKTNYDGLAYYEIPVSPEKYGKKTQSELIGVIENYLILLGKNAEEFVDNTASPKMLKVNIQLRTVGQQDTDRAMSAINKFIEMKFPKDVKVETGGFVLIEKSLNHLVVESQLISVGVSLFIVFLILSVYYRSAIAGIIGIIPLSLSILANFGFMGFLGIKLNIGTAMVASFAIGIGVDYTIHFLAAYHKCILKMGDTGSFLYSAFLGSGKAILFNAVSVGAGFAVLMLSKFNMLAELGFLIALVMVTSSLGSLTVLPILLNLLKPKFIKKVLPVDR, from the coding sequence ATGGATAAAAAAGACGATACTATTAAAAAAAATACCGTATTTAAACGTGTGTTTTCTACAAAACGCTTTTATGAGCATACTAAAACAATGCTTATAACAATTTTAGCGATTACATTATTTTTCGCTCTTCAACTTATACGGCTCAGATTCGATAATAATAACTTTCGCTTTATTCCTAAAAATGATGTGTCCCGTGTAAATACCCAAAAAATTACCGATATTTTCGGAGATGAAGTGCCTATTTTAATCGGCCTTGAGCGGCAATTTTCCTCTATTTTGGAAAAACCTTTTTTAGATGAGATAAAAAAATTGGAGGAAAATTTAAAAAAACTTGAGCTGGTAAAAAACATCGTCCTTCTTACAAATACAAAACACATAGAAGCCGGAAACGGAGAAATTATTACCGAGCCGTTAATTCCCGAAAATTTTTCCGGAACGGAAGAAGAAGTAAAAATAGTAAAGCGTAAACTTAGAAGCTGGCCGCTTTATACTCGCAGCTTAGTGTCCGAAGACGTAAAAGCTACTCAAATTCTAATTTTTTTAAATGTAACAAACGAAGAAAGCGGTTCGCCTGAAGCTGTAGAGGCTTGCAGAAAAATAATAGCTCTTACCGATGCATGGAGTTTCCCGGATTCAAAAATATATTTGACGGGGACTCCCGTTTTTAACGAAATAGTAAATCAGGCTACGGCACATGATTTAACCGTTTTAGTGCCTCTTGTAATTGCAATAGTAGTAGCGGTTTTATTTTTATCTTTCGGCAGGTTTTCGGGAGTATTTTTACCTCTTTTAACCGTAATTGTTTCGGTAATTTGGGCATTGGGAGCAATGGCCCTGTTTCAAGTGCCTCTTTCCATTCTTTCAACTATATTGCCGATTATTTTAATTGCAGTCGGCTCCGCTTACGGAATACATGTTATAAACAATTATTATGATGAAGTCGTTCAAGATGATGTAATTTCAAAAGAAGAGCATAAAACGCAGGTTATAAGGGCTTTAAGGGAGGTAATACGCCCCGTGTTTTTAGCGGCTCTTACGACTTTTGCAGGTTTTGTCTCTTTTTGTTTTACTTCGGTTGTTCCTATTTTTGAATTCGGTATTTTTGCAAGTTTCGGAGTAATGTCCGCCTTTTTAATTTCCATTACCTTAATACCCAGTATTTTAATAATACGCGGCCCCAAAAAGGCTTCTATGAAATGGGCAAGAAAACATAATGAAGAAAAATCCAGTAAATTCGATAGGGGTATTTCAAATACCTTTGTAATAATTGCACAGCACAGCCGTTCCGTTGTGGTTTTTGCAGCAGTAATAGTGGTCATTTCCGTGTTCGGCTTAAAAAAATTGGTCATAGACAATGTTTTAATGGAATATTTTGATAAGGAAACTTCCGTAGTTCAATCGGATTTATTTATGCGGGAAAAATTCGGCGGTTCAAAGTTGCTTAATTTACTTATTACGGTAAATGACGGAAGTACGGTTATACGTCCGGATATTTTAAAAGCTCTTGATGATATGGCGGTTTTTTTGGAAGAGGAAGTGAGCGAAGTCGGAAAGGTAACTTCAATTACGGAATTATTAAAGCGGATTAATCAAGTGTACAATGCCGATGAACTTCCGGAGGGGCTTTCGGTAAAAAGTGCGGAAGAAATTATCGATGCGGAAAAAAATAAGTCTTCCGATACGGATAGTAAAAACGCTGAAGACGAAGATTTTTGGGGATTCGGAGAAGCGGAAAATGATACGGTCTCTTTTGAAGAAGAAACTTCTTTAGAGGTAAGAGATAAAAAGTCCGAACGTTTTTATAGCCAAAGAGAGATTATGAATTTTTTAACCGATATAATCGGAGAAAGAAATACGGCCCATATTTCCGCAGAAAAATTATTGCAAGGCTTCGGAAAAAAAACAAATTATGACGGACTTGCATATTATGAAATTCCTGTGAGTCCTGAAAAATACGGAAAAAAGACTCAAAGTGAGCTTATAGGAGTTATAGAAAATTATCTTATTCTTTTGGGAAAAAATGCGGAAGAATTTGTAGATAATACGGCTTCTCCTAAAATGTTAAAAGTAAATATTCAGCTTAGAACGGTGGGGCAGCAAGATACCGATAGGGCTATGAGCGCAATAAATAAATTCATCGAAATGAAATTTCCTAAAGATGTAAAAGTGGAAACGGGAGGCTTTGTTTTAATTGAAAAATCTCTTAATCATCTTGTAGTGGAATCGCAATTGATTTCCGTAGGGGTTTCTCTTTTTATAGTTTTTTTAATTCTTTCCGTATATTACCGCTCCGCAATTGCGGGCATAATCGGAATAATTCCTTTAAGTCTTTCAATTTTAGCCAACTTCGGTTTTATGGGCTTTTTAGGAATAAAATTGAATATAGGAACGGCAATGGTGGCAAGTTTTGCAATAGGAATAGGAGTGGATTACACAATTCACTTTTTGGCGGCATATCATAAGTGTATTTTAAAAATGGGGGATACCGGGTCGTTTTTATATTCGGCATTTTTAGGGTCGGGAAAAGCTATTTTATTTAACGCAGTTTCGGTAGGAGCGGGCTTTGCGGTTTTAATGCTTTCAAAGTTCAATATGCTTGCAGAATTGGGTTTTTTAATCGCCCTTGTTATGGTTACAAGCTCTTTGGGAAGTTTAACCGTACTGCCTATTTTGCTTAATTTACTGAAACCTAAGTTTATAAAAAAAGTTTTACCTGTAGATAGATGA
- a CDS encoding metal ABC transporter permease, with protein MNMEIIVIASLVSSSCALCGVFLVLRKMSLMSDAISHSILIGIVLGFFISKSFNSMLPIAGAVVAGFVSVLFTELLQKTKLIKSDAAIGLVFPFLFGLGVIAVSLYAGNIHLDTDSVLLGEIAFAPFDRINFLGFSLPKSLIQMSLILIFDLIL; from the coding sequence ATGAATATGGAAATTATAGTTATTGCAAGTCTTGTTTCTTCATCTTGCGCTTTATGCGGAGTATTCTTAGTTTTACGTAAAATGTCTTTAATGAGCGACGCTATAAGTCATTCAATTTTAATAGGAATAGTTTTGGGCTTTTTTATAAGTAAAAGCTTTAATTCGATGCTTCCGATTGCAGGTGCCGTTGTTGCCGGGTTTGTTTCGGTTTTATTTACAGAGCTTTTGCAAAAAACAAAACTTATTAAAAGCGATGCGGCAATAGGTTTGGTTTTTCCTTTTTTATTCGGTTTGGGCGTAATAGCCGTTTCGCTGTATGCAGGCAATATTCATTTGGATACGGATTCCGTTTTATTGGGAGAAATTGCATTTGCTCCGTTCGATAGAATAAATTTCTTAGGGTTTTCTTTACCTAAGAGCTTGATTCAAATGAGTTTAATTTTAATCTTCGATTTAATTTTATAA
- a CDS encoding DUF58 domain-containing protein, whose amino-acid sequence MKIGFIAERAKQLKISSLSVSEGLRTGGFSSAFRGHGIEFDSVREYEAGDDVRSIDWNLTARSGKTFFKLHREDRDLTVFLCIDFSLSMEISSNSISPKEKAVETAALLAFAARNIFSPVGALFFSSEKGPLFIPHEGEDYILTILKSMENFAVSVKSDLNMRGTNLASSLTAVSKVLRSRSLVIVISDFKVEGFEKQLGFLASKNDVVCIRLASDMDSALPKAGTIPAKDSEADFKMLVPTGNKNFQTEYAKAYYEELLRWKNLCKRCLAHPILLNINDDAAKVLSNFFLSKQNNRYVLKNNIEKIGEKIWKEF is encoded by the coding sequence GTGAAAATAGGATTTATTGCCGAGCGGGCAAAGCAATTAAAAATATCCTCTCTTTCCGTTTCGGAAGGTTTACGGACAGGCGGCTTCAGCTCCGCCTTCCGCGGGCACGGTATAGAATTCGATTCGGTACGTGAATACGAAGCGGGAGATGACGTTAGAAGCATAGATTGGAACTTAACCGCCCGAAGCGGTAAAACTTTTTTTAAACTTCACCGTGAAGATCGGGATTTAACTGTTTTTTTATGTATTGATTTTTCGCTTTCAATGGAAATAAGCTCGAATTCGATTTCTCCCAAAGAAAAGGCGGTGGAAACCGCCGCTCTTTTAGCCTTTGCCGCCCGTAATATTTTTTCACCCGTAGGAGCCTTGTTCTTTTCAAGCGAAAAAGGCCCTCTTTTTATACCGCATGAGGGAGAAGATTATATTCTTACAATTTTAAAATCTATGGAAAATTTTGCGGTTTCGGTAAAATCGGATTTGAATATGCGCGGAACAAATCTTGCTTCTTCTTTAACTGCGGTTTCAAAGGTATTACGTTCCCGCTCGCTGGTAATTGTAATTTCCGATTTTAAAGTTGAAGGTTTTGAAAAACAGCTCGGTTTTTTGGCATCGAAAAACGATGTAGTCTGTATAAGGCTTGCAAGTGATATGGATTCTGCTCTTCCTAAGGCGGGAACAATCCCCGCAAAAGATTCCGAAGCGGACTTTAAAATGCTGGTTCCTACCGGTAATAAAAATTTTCAAACCGAATATGCAAAGGCTTATTACGAAGAATTATTGCGTTGGAAAAATTTATGTAAACGGTGTCTTGCTCACCCGATTTTGTTAAATATAAATGATGACGCTGCAAAAGTTTTATCCAACTTTTTTTTATCCAAACAAAATAACAGGTATGTTTTAAAAAATAATATAGAAAAAATCGGAGAAAAAATATGGAAGGAATTTTAA
- a CDS encoding TetR/AcrR family transcriptional regulator: MGIYERKEREKEERRAAILSHAKTLIHECGAASCSMQDIANRAEVSKATLYLYFKSKEDLMDALVSEACQDFVNYVNARIEPEMSGVEALRTLWQSYIDIFGEFGDIFICIGLKNSFNAEFKAEENLKSEEEPFFRLVKLIEKIIEKGVKDGTLLKKINPQKITGILILIASAVVQNTANLPEDMRNSKAIISEMRTVFEIILRGLASDNADNSLLSL; encoded by the coding sequence ATGGGAATTTATGAAAGAAAAGAGCGGGAAAAAGAAGAGCGCAGAGCCGCTATTTTATCCCATGCAAAGACACTGATTCACGAATGCGGGGCGGCTTCCTGCAGTATGCAGGATATTGCAAACCGTGCGGAGGTAAGCAAGGCAACTCTTTATCTTTATTTTAAAAGTAAAGAAGACTTAATGGACGCCTTGGTAAGCGAGGCTTGTCAGGACTTCGTAAATTACGTAAATGCAAGAATTGAACCTGAAATGAGCGGAGTTGAAGCCTTGCGTACCCTTTGGCAAAGCTATATAGATATTTTCGGAGAATTCGGCGATATTTTTATATGTATAGGCCTAAAAAACAGCTTTAATGCCGAATTTAAAGCTGAAGAAAATTTAAAATCCGAAGAAGAACCTTTTTTCAGACTTGTAAAACTGATTGAAAAAATAATAGAAAAGGGTGTAAAAGACGGAACTCTTCTTAAAAAAATCAATCCGCAAAAAATCACCGGAATTTTAATTCTCATTGCCTCTGCGGTTGTGCAGAATACGGCAAATTTGCCTGAAGATATGCGGAATTCAAAGGCGATTATTTCGGAAATGCGCACCGTATTTGAAATTATATTGCGCGGGTTGGCTTCGGATAATGCGGATAATTCCCTTTTATCCTTATAA
- a CDS encoding outer membrane lipoprotein-sorting protein has protein sequence MKKIISIILLVSGLGGVLFAETAEEIVSKARTKSSVNSVATRSKMEIQKSGQTLNILVIDQFSSKDKDGMQRTLISFREPANAKGTRFLMLKKANGSADQRIFLPNLGKVRRIASENEGSESFMGTDFSYNDVSFMDRDVSLDTHTVLREEELGGKQCYVIEAVPKDKKYAYSKMLMWIEKESNTLLKGEFYDAKDKLEKLMELSDYKDVNGIMTPFTTKLSSVKVNTSTIVHIEKIQYGINIPDKLFTSKYLETGK, from the coding sequence ATGAAAAAAATAATTTCGATTATTTTATTGGTATCAGGTTTAGGCGGTGTTCTTTTTGCTGAAACCGCTGAAGAAATTGTAAGCAAGGCAAGAACAAAGTCTTCCGTTAATTCCGTGGCAACGCGGTCTAAAATGGAGATACAAAAAAGCGGACAAACTCTTAATATTTTGGTAATTGACCAGTTTTCTTCAAAAGATAAGGACGGAATGCAGCGTACCTTAATCAGTTTTAGAGAACCGGCAAATGCAAAGGGGACACGTTTTTTGATGTTAAAAAAAGCAAACGGTTCTGCGGACCAAAGGATTTTCCTTCCCAATCTCGGGAAAGTAAGGCGTATAGCTTCGGAAAACGAGGGCAGCGAATCTTTTATGGGAACCGACTTTTCATATAATGATGTATCTTTTATGGATAGGGACGTTTCTCTTGATACGCATACGGTGTTACGCGAAGAAGAATTGGGCGGAAAGCAATGTTATGTAATTGAAGCCGTCCCTAAAGATAAAAAATATGCATATTCAAAAATGTTAATGTGGATTGAAAAAGAATCAAACACCCTTTTAAAGGGCGAATTTTATGATGCAAAAGATAAGTTGGAAAAATTGATGGAGCTATCGGATTATAAAGATGTAAACGGAATAATGACCCCGTTTACGACAAAACTTTCCAGCGTTAAGGTAAATACTTCTACTATAGTTCATATAGAAAAAATTCAATACGGAATAAATATTCCGGACAAACTTTTTACTTCAAAATATTTGGAAACGGGGAAATAA